The segment CAGGTTCTTTCTGTTAAAGTAATCCGGAACAAGCAAACCTCTCAAGTTGAAGGTTACGGTTTCATCGAGTTCCTATCCCACGCTGCTGCTTAGGGATGTTATGTATGATACGACAGCACTCCTGTCCCTGGCCTTCCTGATCACCTCTTTAGATTAAACTGGGCCTCGTTGAGTTCTGGAGATAAACGTGACGATTCGCCTGATTACACTATCTTCGTTGGTGATCTCGCCGCTGATGTCACTGACTACGTTTTGCTAGAGACGTTCAAAGCCTCTTATCCTTCGGTTAAAGGTGCGAAGGTTGTTATCGACAGAGCCACTGGGCGTACGAAGGGATACGGTTTCGTTAGGTTTTCTGATGAGAGTGAACAGATTCGTGCCATGAGCGAGATGAACGGTGTTCCTTGTTCGAGTAGGCCTATGAGGATTGGGCCAGCTGCTAGTAAAAAAGGTGTATCTGGTCAAAGAGGTATATGCTTTAGATCTGAAAGGATGTGCTGCTTTGTTCTTGCATTCccatgattttgtttttgttttgctgTGCTTTAGTATAGGTTTCCTTCAGTTTAGCCAAGCCTAGTTTTCTAAAGTCACATTCTGTATTTACCGCTCAGGCCACAGTAAAATTATGTTAAAGCTAAAATGGATAGAACTCTTTTTGTATCCAGTTTGTGTCAAAGCAAGGGAGTCAAGAGGCTCTCTAATCCGTCGATCTCATTGCAAAAGAAGAGGTTTCCACCCAGATCCGTTGGTCTCCGGAAGGTTCCTTATGATGTAAGTCATTATGTAGTTCACTAGCTGTATACACACAggttaattattttcaacatcttttggatttttttctttacattACTAGTTTAGCTCTATGATTAGTGTCTCATAAGTCATCAAATCCAACGGCCAAGTTAACCTAACACAATTGAAACCCATTTCCACTATCTTCTTGGCTACTGCATCGACCGGTTGTTTACTAAGTCCTTCCACCACCACAGGCTGCAGGTGCGATGGCCAGTTCACACACGCTAGCTTCACTCGTTGACCATTCTCGTCTACAATCCAACGGGAGCTTGTGGAAAGAGGATATGCCATGTTTGGGACGGTGTGTGCaatgaaagagaagaagaaacataatAAAGGGAAAGTGCAAGACAGGTGTTTTGGCTATTTTCTTGTCATTGCCTGTATGAAGTTGTGTTTTCTTATTTCTATGTTGTGCTGGAGAATCATTTTGCAATAGTCTTATTTATAGACGGAGAGCGTTGTGAGGAGTAAATGTCTTTGTCATTAAGAAATGTTCTTACTTTACTATTTCATATatcatcagtttttttttttaatcagttattaaaaaaataacatagcTTATATCATCAGTTATAAGctatgttttaagttttaacattTACGTTAGTCTAGGAGTTGGCTTCTTTCACATGTTGATCAACGTATGATATACTAGTATAAGATTTTTAACATGAGTTTTCTTTGAAGACCTAAAACGTATATGTAGCTAGCGTCTATATCTTACACTATGAGACGTCTCATAAACTAACATTCAACCTTGCGAGGTAGGTCTAGAACAGGCATCAACTTGAGCAGTATATTTACCAAACCGTCTTCTAAAATGGATCAAATCAATATTCAGTAACCTTGAAACAACAAATCAAAGTTCAAGTTGTTGAGTGATCATAATATTTATGATCATAATCAAAAGACTGATACCACATTTTGAATTGTACATATCAAACTGAAGAAATGTCATTATATAACTTTTAAGGATAATGATTTTTATTTCACTGTAAATTCATGACATTAGGATTAGGTGCATATATGAAACAATTATATACATTAATCAACAGTTTTGTAAAAAGCAACATGGAAGACATTGTAGAAAGTATactatcaaaataaataaacaaagtcGAAATATATAACTTGGAATGCAGTTTTATTCTATTTCCAAGATAAATTTAGTCTAAACTGATTATAGATCTGTGCAATACTTTTTCACAAATTAAGAGAGAGTTAACCTACGTCCAAGTAGTTACTCCTTTTGTGTGCTTTGTCATAAACACAAGATTTCCCAAACTAAACATTTTTGTTAAACATAGTTTAAACTCAAACTACTAATTTTTGGTGCGTAGGCCCATTAGTATTGGGAACTATTACACTGTTCTGATTTAAACCGACCGGTTCTTCGTAGCCGCgggttttattttctttgactCATGGAAACGACATCGTTTGGCGTTGATATTACGCTTCCTCGTCCCCATTGGGGCTCGCGCTCTACACAGAGGGCGCTGCAAAATTCTTGGATTCAGAGTCTCTCTCGAAACAAAAGGCATGAACTTTATCGCTCCCAGAGAAGAAGCGAGACGTTCTCCTCTGTAAATTGATTCTCTCTTTTTCACCAGTGAGCCAACAATGTAAGTTTCCGACATCTCATTGTGAACTTTCGAAACTCAGATGCGTGTGGGTGTGTTCTTGATTGAGCTCATCAGTGAGTTGGGGTCCCTTTAGGGTTTCTCAAATTTCGATTCTTTTTGGGGATTTTActattctctctctatttcaaaTTCAAAGTTAGCTTCTTTTTGTGTGTTGCAGGGGGATTGTTTTGGAACCTCCTTGTCCGAGAAGCGTCGATGGGATTAGCATTGACCCTGAGCCTAACTGGAACTTCGCTAGCTTACTCTCTGAAATCGAGTCTGTTGAGAAGAAGCTCAATGTCTTTTCAAAGTTTCCTCAGCCTCTCACTCAGACAGCCTTACGGtatgtatctctctctcttgtctTTTGATTCAGTGTTTAAGCTCTTTATTGAGTTCTGCATTGGTTTAGGGTTATGttagtttaatatttagaagGGAGAGAATTGCTTCTCATGTTAGTTACATTGGCGTGTTTGAAAAGGATGGGAAGGAGAGGTGGAGGATTTGTGATGCGTGTATCAGAAGATGAGATGGAGAGTGATGTAGATGaagagagtgaagaagaagaagaagagcatcGTCAACTCTGTACGAAAGGGACACGTTTTGCCTGCGATGATCTGTACTTGAGGTGATTACCAccaactctctctttctcatttCGAAACTGTGAAAGACCTCTTCAGTGCTGTTCTATGTTTTTTTCTAATCAGTTACTTCTTATATAGTGATGAATCTGATGATGAGTTTGACTATGAACCCGAGTCTTTTCTGCTGAGTAAGATGGGTTTGGCTGAGAGTGCACTTTACGAGGTGATCAACGACCACGAAACCGAAGTTAAGGTGAGGCAAATAGATACTTGTTGAGTGTTTGTATTTCgattggtatatatatataactgattGATGATTTGGATCTCTTGATAACAGGAAGATATTAGGAGTCAAATATCAGTCGTTGAGACGGAGATATTGCAAGAGATTGAAACGTCTCGCTCTGCAATAGCCCGGGTTGAAAAGTATAAAGAAACTAGAAAAGAAGTGGAGCGTAAACTTGATCTTCAGTACCAGCGAAAAGTGTAAGCTCTGTGATTATTTCTCCTTCCAGTGTCTGCAGGTTTtggaaaataatgattttttttctcgttGCTGTGTTCTAGTGCTGAAGCACTCGATACTCATCTGACTGCAATCCAACGTGAGCATGAAATCAAATCGCAaatagaagaaagaaaaataaggaGCGAGGAGGCTCAAGAGGAAGCCAGGAGGAGAGAAAGGGCACACCAAGAAGAGAAGATACGTCAAGAGAAAGCTCGTGCTGAGGCTGAAGTATGGTTTTATCAGTTGAACTTTGTTGTCCTTAGTCTACAAAGTTTgcttaatttgtttttcttttggttctTCTAGATGCAAGCAAAActcagagctgaagaagcaaagaAAGAAGCTGAGAGAAAAGCAGCTAAAGAAGCAGCTGAAAAGGAAGCAACAGATCGCAAAGCTGCTGAACAAAGAATTTCGGAAGAGAAGGCTGAGAGGGAGAGAAGTTCAGCTGCATCGAATGCTCAAGCTGGGGGTAAGCTATTTTCTACTGAATACACAGTGGTCTTCTACGTTGCCATGATCTCATTTCTTGATGTGTTTGTTCTTTATTAATGATGCTAGGTAAATCAATCCAAGCTGCAGAAAGTGCTTTGACATTGGAGAATCACAGGTTGAAGAAGCTCGAAGAGTTAGAAGCTACGAACCAGTCGCTAAGATCACGTCCAAACGAGGTATCTATCTTTTTCTTATGTTCTCATGTGTGTTAATCATATCATCCCATTTGCTCACAAACCATCTGATTCTCTTATTACTCTTTGTAGGACTTTAGCAGCTTTGAGAAGCAAATTACAAGGGCTATAAAGCAAATAAGAGGAACAAAGGATAATGTCAGGTATGATTCATGGTTTCTTCATCTAATCTGTCAGTTTTTCCCCCAAACAAGGTTAAGATCATCTGTTACATTCGATAGTAGCTTTGCCCTTTCTTTTCTCTAGTGGTATATGTCTCTTTTAGCGTTTTAATATAGGAGCCATGATCTTTCATTTACTTGTGAAAATGTCAATTTTAAGCATTTGGTAAGAAAGATTCAAATAGAGTTGAAGAAGGTTTGTTAACTCTTCAGTCTTTTTTAACTTAAGTTATTTCTGCTTTTTTGTTTTGCAGTAAGAAAAGCAACGAAATTGTCAAAATATTCAGAGACCCTCGTTGTCCGGTGTCCATCAGCATTGCAACTTTTGCAAAGAAGGTAACTTGTGTATGTGGTCTGTTTATGTTAGATGTTGGAATCGACTCAGATTGTTGCCCTCTGCGATATGTTCATATGCTGGACTAGACTCTTGTGATAAGAAAACTGGGACTGATGGCATTAACGTTTGTTGATTCTTTCAGATAGTCTCCGCTAAAGATCATTTTGCAGGCAGCTATGTCATCGTTTACGTCACCTCGCAGGTACACCATCCTAAAATTTTGTTGTTGGTTCTGTAGTTAAAACTCTCTTTGCTGTTACTGAACATCATCTAACCATTGATGCACACAGTTTCCACAAGCAATGGATATTGTTCTTGCTGAATTTCACAAAGCGTGCAATTACACTGTCCCAAAGCATATTCTTAACTCACAGGTAACTAACTAATCTTCTTTTAAAAATGACTTTGACTCAAATTGGTTAAAAACCCATTGTTAATAATCTTCTCTGTAATTATTTCAGTCAGCTTGGGACTCAGACGCATATGAACAACTAGATTCCACAATGAGACTCTACGGTGCACTTGTTcaggtttttttttaagtctttaTTCATCTATATGTCTTCTACATTGCTATTTTACACATAAATATGGGTTCTTTTATTTTGGTAAATGACAGAACGATATTCGAGGTGTTACTAACATTCATGGGATTGATCAAGGATGGGCTTGGCTTGCTCGGTTCCTTAACAAAACCTCAGCCACCAGAGCTACCGCAACAGCTTTAAACGCATTTCTCCAGGTACCAAGAACGCTttctgaattaaaaaaaaaacatatctaaaTCTTGACTATGGTATGTATATGTCTGTGTGTGTAGATGGCAGGGTTTGGTCTTCACCAGAGGTACAGATCTCAGTTCTTGAAAGTTGTGAACATTGTCAGAGAGCATTTCTTGCCAAGACTGAGGGCGAGAAAGGACGCATCGAATCTGCAGACGATCATAACCGACATCACGGCGTACTTGGATGACCAGATGTATCTCAAGGAGCCTGTAGGGAGAACCATGCAGACGAATACTTTGTCTGCTGAGATTACTGCTGAAGAAGTTCATCAGAGCAACAATCAACGTTACCAGGGGAACAACTATTACAGAGACTATTATTGATTCATGTATCATTAGTTAGATAAAAAACTTATAGAATGTAACAATGTCACACcactatttgaaaaaaaaaaacaaacacaagaAGCTGAATTAAGGAAACATTCTTTCTCTCTTATTATTTTTCTCTCATTGAGATTCAGTGATGAAGAACTGGAACGAGTTCAAGAGCTGTTCTTTTGCTGAGAGTGATAATTCCAGTTTCATCCAAGTCAATGTCCTTGGCCCTAAAGTAGAGGAGGTTCAACAGTCCCAACTCCACAGTGGCCATCCTCGTTTCAGGACATATTCTCTAACCAGAACCGATCGGTAATAGCTCAAACTCAAGTCCTTTGTCAGCTATGGAACTGTTGACAAATCTATCAAGATTAAACTCATCAGGTTCTGTCCAGACTTTTGGATCGCGTGCGATCCCAGGAACATTGATCATGATCAGTGCTTTCTTGGGGATATCATAACCTTGGATCTTGTCTCCAGAccattggccacttgaaggCAAAAGTGGAAAGGAAGGGTGTAACCTGAATGTCTCTTTAACCACGAGCCTTATGTAATGAAGCTGGTCTAGATCATCTTCCGTAACCCTCTCCTTCTTGTCCCCAAGTTTTGTCCGAATCTCGTCTTGCACTTGCTTCATAACTCTTGGGTTTCTGATAAGCTCTGTCATCGCCCAGACCAAAGTGGTGACACTTGTATTCACTTGCGCAAGAAACATGTCCTGACACATACGCATACAAGTAACATATTGTTAATTTTGGAAGTATCTACATCAGTAAAAAGACTAGCATTCGTTATCAAGAACGAACATCTAGAGGATGCGGGGATATGGTATAATTattaggataagaaaaattatttttttctaaaataaagatGTTTTTCTAAAGGAAAATGTAAATCCGGTTTTGAGACTAATATAAATACGGATTtaagaaattataaattaattcattCACATAATCAATACGAAAACTCTAAACGCATAAATTCGTTTTGCTTTCTTGAAAAGTTAGTTTGCATTTGTTGTTTATTCACAACACATATCAAAGATGTGACTACTGTGGAATTCGCATTAGAGGTTTACTATAAGTTAGAACTTACCGTGATGATTGTTTTGAGATAATCAGTTGTGAGGTTGATTGAATCTATGTCTTCCTCTTGCTCCTTCACCATATCGATCATCAGGTCGATGATGATATCCTGGTTCTCTAATACCATTCCTCCATACTCGAGACGCTCATCAAGAATGTTCTGAAAGAAAGTATTGAGTTCCGAAAACGCCTTTTTCGATCTCTTGCTCGGACCAAACATCCGGTCAATGAGCCGACCAAATCCATAAGGGAGCATTTCAGGGAAGGAACAATACTCTGTGACCATATCAAAACTCTTCACAAGTTCCCCGATGCTGTCATCATCGATAAACTTGCACTCTCCGAGATTTTTCCCGAACATGACTCTACACATCGTATTAGAGACCAATGTGTAAAGGGTCTTCGTAAGATTCACCGGAGATCGTATCGAGGCGTATTCAGAGAGTTTCTTGACCAACAAGTCATTCTCTTGCTCTCTTATAAACCTAAAAGAATGAGTCTTCGTGTTGAAAAGTTTGATCAGAGCGAGGTACTTTGAAGTTTCCCATTCTTCACCAGAAGACGCAAGGACAGTCTCTGGTGGGTCGCAACGTTCAAGATACTCCACCGCTGCTTCTTTAGATGAGATCACGACGATGTCTATTCCAAAAGTGATAAGCATCACTGGCCCGTACTTTTGGGGAACATCCCGAAAAAATAGATGAAACATTTTGTTGACGCTGGGAAAGACTCCGATGAACGGAAGCCACTTTGGTCCCGGAGGAAGGTTGGGTTGTCCTGAAGGAAGCTCTCGTTTCGGTCGTTTGACATATTCTAAAATGAGTAACGGAATGAGACAGAGTAAGAAAGAGAGGAAACATAGGAAGATTGTCATTGTTTTGCTTTTTGGTTGGGCGGAAACAGAGTTTTGAATATGCGAAATATAAAGACAAAAGTTAGAATGACTTTTAAACCAAAAGGTCTTACGACAATGTAAAGAATGtgagataacaaactaagtcccacattggagaattagacaagaagagtctaatatataaaagagatgtccaactctaatagtacgaggccttttgggatggaaaccaaaagtaaaaccatgcgggcttgcctaaggcccaaagtggacaatatcgtactaataagataagatagagttggacacgggatttcacaatcccaacaattggtatcagagccaggttgacgagaaatctgcaagaaagaCCGAAATACCCTTTGAATGATGAATGAGTGATGAATGGGTATCCTATGAGTTAGGAATGAGATGTGTGTGGCAGAAATCAAGTCAGAAGATCCTGGAAGTCAGTTGTGGGACacgagatgaatgtgatccttagtttgaGGGGGAAAATGtgagataacaaactaagtcccacattggagaattagacaagaagagtctaatatataaaagagatgtccaactctaatagtacgaggccttttgggatggaaaccaaaagtaaaaccatgcgggcttgcctaaggcccaaagtggacaatatcgtactaataagataagatagagttggacacgggatttcacaatcccaacaaaGATAATCAGATTAGACTTTTTCCTTGGATGATGACAAAACTTGGTAACGATTCATGACACATGTTGTTAGAGGGCAACACGTAACACATTCAAATTAAAGAATGACTATGATACCAAAGTCGTCGTTTGTTGAAACGTTGACGCCAGCTGACACAACATGTAGTTAGTTAAATCAAATCACTGAGATTAGGGCTGTAGAAAGTAGAATGTTGGGTGTGTCACTTCTAGAGTAAATACTGAAGGGAAAATATCAGTTACTCCTATTTACTCTGAAAAAACATTTTTCCTATTCTTACCTCTCTAGTTACCGTTAAAAGAGAGTAAAACCCACTAATAAATTTACTCCAATTCAAACAAGAGTAAATATATTTACTCTAGTTTACTTTCTCTctcacttttatttttcttcttgttttccctctttttttttttttatcttatattttccAATCACACTAGTTGATTCAAGGCTATGCAGTTATCAAGACTCATATAAAATTGACATGGTATGTTAGTTAATATGGAAAAAGtcattagtttttttatttaattcatctttcattttgttttctatGATATAATGGGTTTAAACCAACCGTAATAAAATTGAATGTTTAAAATTTGTTCCAATGGCTAACTTTTGGATTTTTCGAGCTGGTTTTAACCTAGACAAGCTTAATTCTAAAATATCAGATTTTTACTtcgaaaattttcaattttttggatttatataaccaaacataaattaaataatttatagagCCGAGTGGATTCAAGCTACAAAACGGTGTTAGTTGACATATCTAATTCCATACATACAAGATTTAGTTCTATTTAATTTGCTTAACCTATTATACAAAGTGAACAAAAATCCAAACAACACAACcagtaaaaaaaagaaaagaagatgagAACATATACACATAACtcattgacttttttttttgggcaaacaCATAACGCAATCACTATTTGTTGAAGTTATGAAGAAGTGGAACAAGCTCAAGAGTTGTTTTCTTGCTGATAATGATCGAACCAGTTTCTTCCAAGTCGATGTCTTTCACAGTCTTCCCTTCAGGCAACCCCCAGTTAAAGAAGTAAAGCAAATTCAACAGTCCCAACTCCACCGTGGCGATTCCCATATTCATCCCTGGACAGATTCTCCGACCAGAACCAAACGGTAAAAGCTCAAAGTTTAGTCCCCTGTAATCTACAGAACTGTCGAGAAACCTGTCAGGGTTAAACTCATCAGGGTTTGTCCAGAGTTTTGGATCGCGTGCTATCGAGTAAATGTTGATCATCATCTGGGATTTCTCGGGGATGTCGTAGCCTTGGATCTTGACTTGAGACATTGTTTCTCTTGGGAGTAAGAGTGGAGCTGCTGGGTGTAACCTGAATGTCTCCTTGACCACGAGTTTGAAGTAGTGAAGGTGGTTTAGATCATCTGCTGTTAGACTCTTCTTCTTGTCCCCAAGTGTTGTCCTAATCTCGCGTTGCACTTTCTCCATCACTCTGGGGTTTCTGATCAGCTCTGTCATGGCCCAGATCAGTGTGATGACGCTAGTGTTTACTCCAGCAAGAAATATGTCCTAAAGCAAGATGGAGACATGTTAACTTCAAATGTTTTCAAGCAGAACCAGGTCCTAGATGtagcaaaataaaaatacatgttcccaaaatattaaataaatttcctATGATAgacttttaaagtttttttcacaaaaatatatttcaatgaagaaaataaccaaaataagttttattaaaaagtaaaaataaccaaaatatgtatttttatccaagggttaactaatatagacttaAATTTTAGAATTAATGGGTGGAGTTTTGGGGATAAGttttcaaatttaagaaaaaattaaaatttcaaaataaaagggGTTATTTTGGTCATGTTCTTtttttagtgctatttttgtgataaaaacttaaaaatagctATTTGAGAAAATTGTTCACGTTTCAAAATaatccatatttttttttaaaaatacattttttaattttttttcattgtattattaattagataataaTGATACACTGTAgattttcaaataattaatcGTGTTTATCgaattttttattggttaaaattGTAGGAAATAGTAAATCACAAAATAATTgatttataatcaaaatttaatgtctttttagttatGTATAAAAAAACTCAAACACGTATTTTCTTGAAACAAAGGGTGTGTATAAATAATTTGACTCTTAAGTTGATCAAGAAAATATATGTACTAATCatttttgtccaaaaaaatatatatatatatatgtactaatCATTTATCAATTGTTTCAAACCTTATGAAtatggtttagagtttaaaGGTTTAGGAGGCCGGCAAGAACTTAAAAGTCGAAGAAGACTTACCGAGATAATTCCTTTGAAATGATCTGTGGTGAGCTTGAAAGAGTCACCATCTTTCTCTTGCTTCTTCATCAGATCAACCATCACATCAACAACATCAGGGTTCCCTGACACGGTTCTTCCAGGCTTAAGATGATCATCAAGAATGTTCTGGAAGAAAGTGTCTAGCTCCGAGAAAACATTGTTCAGTGTCTTGTTCTGTCCTGAAACTCTGTCGATAAGCCAACCAACTCCAGGGAAAAAGTCTGAGAAAGCAATACCATCCACAACCAACTCAAACTTATGAACAAGATCCGCAACGTTGTCCTCGTCCACGAACTCGCACTTGTGGATATCTATCCCAAACGCGAGCCTACACACGATACTAGCAACAAGCGTGAAAAGGGTCTTCTTCAAATTTACAGGGGAGTGCGTCAGAGCAGATTCCATAAGTTTCTTGACCAGCAAGTTATTCTCTTCCTCTCTGATGTAACTAAACGACTGAAACTTCTTCATGTTCAAAAGCTCCACAACCACGAGCTTCCTCAACGCTTTCCATTCCTCGCCGTAAGGAGCGAACCCTATGTCTTTGAAGTTGTAAGAGATCATTCTTGTCGCGACCGTCTCTGGTCGGCTGCAACACTCGAGATCTTGGGTCTTGAGAGCTTCCTC is part of the Brassica rapa cultivar Chiifu-401-42 chromosome A09, CAAS_Brap_v3.01, whole genome shotgun sequence genome and harbors:
- the LOC103843077 gene encoding protein GLE1 isoform X1, which codes for MGIVLEPPCPRSVDGISIDPEPNWNFASLLSEIESVEKKLNVFSKFPQPLTQTALRMGRRGGGFVMRVSEDEMESDVDEESEEEEEEHRQLCTKGTRFACDDLYLSYFLYSDESDDEFDYEPESFLLSKMGLAESALYEVINDHETEVKEDIRSQISVVETEILQEIETSRSAIARVEKYKETRKEVERKLDLQYQRKVAEALDTHLTAIQREHEIKSQIEERKIRSEEAQEEARRRERAHQEEKIRQEKARAEAEMQAKLRAEEAKKEAERKAAKEAAEKEATDRKAAEQRISEEKAERERSSAASNAQAGGKSIQAAESALTLENHRLKKLEELEATNQSLRSRPNEDFSSFEKQITRAIKQIRGTKDNVSKKSNEIVKIFRDPRCPVSISIATFAKKIVSAKDHFAGSYVIVYVTSQFPQAMDIVLAEFHKACNYTVPKHILNSQSAWDSDAYEQLDSTMRLYGALVQNDIRGVTNIHGIDQGWAWLARFLNKTSATRATATALNAFLQMAGFGLHQRYRSQFLKVVNIVREHFLPRLRARKDASNLQTIITDITAYLDDQMYLKEPVGRTMQTNTLSAEITAEEVHQSNNQRYQGNNYYRDYY
- the LOC103843077 gene encoding protein GLE1 isoform X3, coding for MGIVLEPPCPRSVDGISIDPEPNWNFASLLSEIESVEKKLNVFSKFPQPLTQTALRMGRRGGGFVMRVSEDEMESDVDEESEEEEEEHRQLCTKGTRFACDDLYLSDESDDEFDYEPESFLLSKMGLAESALYEVINDHETEVKEDIRSQISVVETEILQEIETSRSAIARVEKYKETRKEVERKLDLQYQRKVAEALDTHLTAIQREHEIKSQIEERKIRSEEAQEEARRRERAHQEEKIRQEKARAEAEMQAKLRAEEAKKEAERKAAKEAAEKEATDRKAAEQRISEEKAERERSSAASNAQAGGKSIQAAESALTLENHRLKKLEELEATNQSLRSRPNEDFSSFEKQITRAIKQIRGTKDNVSKKSNEIVKIFRDPRCPVSISIATFAKKIVSAKDHFAGSYVIVYVTSQFPQAMDIVLAEFHKACNYTVPKHILNSQSAWDSDAYEQLDSTMRLYGALVQNDIRGVTNIHGIDQGWAWLARFLNKTSATRATATALNAFLQMAGFGLHQRYRSQFLKVVNIVREHFLPRLRARKDASNLQTIITDITAYLDDQMYLKEPVGRTMQTNTLSAEITAEEVHQSNNQRYQGNNYYRDYY
- the LOC103843078 gene encoding cytochrome P450 71B7 — encoded protein: MSTFLYFLYLLPIFSVSFFIISKKLKPSKWKLPPGPKTLPIIGNLHNLNGLPHACFRNLSQTYGQVMLLRFGFVPVVVISSREGAEEALKTQDLECCSRPETVATRMISYNFKDIGFAPYGEEWKALRKLVVVELLNMKKFQSFSYIREEENNLLVKKLMESALTHSPVNLKKTLFTLVASIVCRLAFGIDIHKCEFVDEDNVADLVHKFELVVDGIAFSDFFPGVGWLIDRVSGQNKTLNNVFSELDTFFQNILDDHLKPGRTVSGNPDVVDVMVDLMKKQEKDGDSFKLTTDHFKGIISDIFLAGVNTSVITLIWAMTELIRNPRVMEKVQREIRTTLGDKKKSLTADDLNHLHYFKLVVKETFRLHPAAPLLLPRETMSQVKIQGYDIPEKSQMMINIYSIARDPKLWTNPDEFNPDRFLDSSVDYRGLNFELLPFGSGRRICPGMNMGIATVELGLLNLLYFFNWGLPEGKTVKDIDLEETGSIIISKKTTLELVPLLHNFNK
- the LOC103843077 gene encoding protein GLE1 isoform X2; its protein translation is MGIVLEPPCPRSVDGISIDPEPNWNFASLLSEIESVEKKLNVFSKFPQPLTQTALRMGRRGGGFVMRVSEDEMESDVDEESEEEEEEHRQLCTKGTRFACDDLYLSYFLYSDESDDEFDYEPESFLLSKMGLAESALYEVINDHETEVKEDIRSQISVVETEILQEIETSRSAIARVEKYKETRKEVERKLDLQYQRKVAEALDTHLTAIQREHEIKSQIEERKIRSEEAQEEARRRERAHQEEKIRQEKARAEAEMQAKLRAEEAKKEAERKAAKEAAEKEATDRKAAEQRISEEKAERERSSAASNAQAGKSIQAAESALTLENHRLKKLEELEATNQSLRSRPNEDFSSFEKQITRAIKQIRGTKDNVSKKSNEIVKIFRDPRCPVSISIATFAKKIVSAKDHFAGSYVIVYVTSQFPQAMDIVLAEFHKACNYTVPKHILNSQSAWDSDAYEQLDSTMRLYGALVQNDIRGVTNIHGIDQGWAWLARFLNKTSATRATATALNAFLQMAGFGLHQRYRSQFLKVVNIVREHFLPRLRARKDASNLQTIITDITAYLDDQMYLKEPVGRTMQTNTLSAEITAEEVHQSNNQRYQGNNYYRDYY
- the LOC117127847 gene encoding polyadenylate-binding protein RBP45B-like — translated: MSTPVPGLPDHLFRLNWASLSSGDKRDDSPDYTIFVGDLAADVTDYVLLETFKASYPSVKGAKVVIDRATGRTKGYGFVRFSDESEQIRAMSEMNGVPCSSRPMRIGPAASKKGVSGQRGFLQFSQA